The Polypterus senegalus isolate Bchr_013 chromosome 1, ASM1683550v1, whole genome shotgun sequence genome includes a window with the following:
- the LOC120518477 gene encoding spermatogenesis-associated protein 16-like, translating into MEATISHTRREYLKEQTCYRNDSLHVLMADITDTLGRSLSDKECVWNEMQKVGLIEDFIYQIEEDFTQKNKRSKEQQQKAKDNRPLTLSYHATPAEVSKTAERTLIHLQPDSQDNKGLSSN; encoded by the exons ATGGAAGCAACCATATCACATACCAGAAGAGAATATTTAAAGGAACAAACCTGCTATCGGAATGATTCT CTGCATGTGCTAATGGCAGACATCACAGACACCCTTGGAAGAAGCTTGAGTGATAAAGAATGTGTGTGGAATGAAATGCAAAAG GTCGGATTAATTGAGGACTTCATTTACCAAATAGAAGAGGATTTCACCCAAAAAAACAAGAGGTCTAAagagcagcagcagaaagcaaaAGACAACAGGCCTCTGACTCTGAGCTACCACGCGACACCAGCAGAAGTGTCAAAGACGGCAGAGAGGACATTAATACACTTGCAGCCTGACAGTCAGGACAACAAAGGACTGTCTTCAAATTAA